A part of Doryrhamphus excisus isolate RoL2022-K1 chromosome 8, RoL_Dexc_1.0, whole genome shotgun sequence genomic DNA contains:
- the p4ha3 gene encoding prolyl 4-hydroxylase subunit alpha-3, producing the protein MCVGEMFTSLLDVRQAISLERKLIDDLRTYIDREWERLEDVRRFYSKVSDLHTDLYRRPTKATANPLVAFTLIKRLHSEWPNLVYSPEASENAEALRSSYEQEEANLPKLEDLRGAARGLMRLQDVYSLHVAGLASGRFQRVADGKLVDIYEPAVSVSLSGDDCFLVGKVAYEQEDYYHSVPWLEESVQLFRGVGGEWSPENEGTLEDALDHLAFSHFKTGNISHALSLSQELLHHDPMNGRVLENVEKYERLLVARPPVSLRGLTRPTSKYLRTRNAYESLCQIQGSQPNHRLFCDYFTNGSPALMLMPVRREVLSLRPRLVLYHDFITDTESEDIKKLAQQGLRRSVVAAGEKQATADYRISKSAWLKGSAHSIVGKLDRRISVLTGLNVTHPFGEHLQVVNYGIGGHYEPHFDHATSPSSPVFGLNTGNRVATFMLYLSSVEAGGATAFIYANVSVPVVKNSAIFWWNLHRNGGGDDDTLHAGCPVLIGDKWVANKWIHEHGQEFRHACSLNPEE; encoded by the exons ATGTGCGTGGGTGAAATGTTCACGTCGCTGCTCGACGTGCGGCAGGCTATCAGCTTGGAGAGGAAGCTGATCGACGACCTGAGGACCTACATCGATCGTGAGTGGGAGAGGCTGGAAGACGTCCGGAG GTTTTATTCCAAAGTGTCAGACCTTCACACAGACCTCTACAGACGACCCACAAAGGCCACGGCCAACCCTCTGGTGGCATTCACCCTCATCAAGCGTCTGCATTCAGAGTGGCCCAACCTGGTTTACAGCCCTGAAGCCTCAGAGAACGCAGAag CCCTCAGGTCCAGTTACGAGCAAGAAGAGGCCAACTTGCCCAAACTGGAGGACCTGCGGGGGGCCGCCAGAGGCCTGATGAGGCTGCAGGATGTGTACTCTCTCCATGTGGCCGGCCTGGCTAGTGGGCGCTTCCAGAGAGTGGCGGACGGCAAACTGGTGGACATTTACGAACCTGCTGTGTCCGTGTCGCTATCTGGTGACGACTGCTTCTTGGTTGGAAAG GTGGCCTATGAACAGGAGGACTACTACCACTCGGTTCCGTGGCTGGAGGAGTCGGTGCAGCTATTCAGAGGCGTGGGCGGAGAGTGGAGCCCCGAGAACGAGGGCACGCTGGAAGACGCTCTGGACCACCTGGCCTTCTCTCACTTTAAA ACTGGAAACATCTCCCACGCTCTCAGCCTGTCTCAGGAGTTACTGCATCATG ATCCGATGAATGGAAGAGTCTTGGAAAATGTGGAGAAATACGAGAGGCTACTGGTAGCGAGGCCACCCGTGTCGCTTCGTGGTCTGACTAGACCCACGTCCAAATATTTAAGAACCAGGAACGCTTATGAGAGTCTGTGCCAGATCCAAGGCTCTCAG cCAAACCACAGACTCTTCTGCGACTACTTCACCAACGGGAGCCCGGCGTTGATGCTGATGCCGGTAAGACGTGAAGTCCTAAGCCTGCGGCCGCGCCTGGTCCTGTACCACGACTTCATCACAGACACTGAGTCTGAGGACATCAAGAAGCTCGCCCAGCAGGGA TTGAGGAGATCCGTCGTGGCAGCTGGAGAGAAACAAGCGACGGCAGACTATCGCATCAGCAAGag CGCATGGCTGAAGGGCTCGGCACACTCCATTGTTGGGAAGCTGGACCGCAGGATCTCGGTGCTTACGGGTCTAAACGTGACGCACCCCTTTGGCGAGCACCTCCAAGTAGTGAATTATGGCATCGGTGGTCATTATGAACCTCACTTTGACCACGCCACA TCCCCCTCAAGTCCTGTGTTTGGGCTGAATACTGGGAACCGGGTGGCCACCTTCATGTTGTAT CTCAGTTCCGTCGAGGCTGGTGGAGCCACAGCCTTCATCTACGCCAACGTCAGCGTTCCTGTTGTGAAG AACTCTGCCATCTTCTGGTGGAATCTGCATAGAAACGGAGGAGGAGACGATGACACTCTTCACGCCGGCTGCCCTGTGCTTATTGGAGACAAATGGG TGGCAAACAAATGGATCCACGAGCATGGCCAAGAGTTCCGACACGCCTGCAGCCTGAATCCGGAAGAGTGA
- the or95a1 gene encoding odorant receptor 129-1 gives MLINDTMQLLFSVLLFLLAMGQVEVLLVFCIPLLFMSTATFQNTPLILAAMSLERYVAIIYPLHRPTLWRSDRIWVVILVLWMISCMFLIIMYSLQEPDPSKDILSTPFLCKDSIINSSPMQTIFKAATNVLFFALVAVVILFTYVRILLETRKLRQDRASVNRAMHTVMLHVFQLLLGMLAFTHPITESLIVLHANWARQDVAFFNYFCFMLIPRFLSPLIYGFRDQSLRGYVKKTFHSCSGKVKPKVRA, from the coding sequence ATGCTCATCAATGACACCATGCAGCTGCTCTTCTCCGTGCTGCTCTTCCTCCTGGCCATGGGCCAGGTGGAGGTGCTGCTTGTCTTCTGCATCCCCTTGCTGTTCATGTCCACCGCCACCTTTCAGAACACGCCCCTGATCTTGGCCGCCATGTCTTTAGAGCGCTATGTCGCCATTATCTATCCACTGCACCGCCCCACTTTGTGGCGCTCGGATCGGATCTGGGTAGTCATCCTGGTCCTGTGGATGATCAGCTGCATGTTCCTCATCATCATGTACTCCCTACAGGAGCCTGACCCCAGCAAAGACATCCTCTCCACACCTTTTCTGTGCAAAGATTCCATCATCAACTCCTCCCCGATGCAGACCATCTTCAAGGCTGCCACCAACGTGCTCTTCTTCGCCTTGGTGGCTGTCGTCATCCTCTTCACCTACGTGCGTATCCTGCTGGAGACCAGGAAGCTGAGGCAGGACCGGGCCTCTGTGAACCGTGCCATGCACACCGTGATGCTGCATGTCTTCCAGCTGCTGCTCGGCATGCTGGCCTTCACGCACCCCATCACCGAGAGCCTCATCGTGCTGCACGCGAACTGGGCGAGACAGGACGTGGCCTTCTTCAACTACTTCTGCTTCATGCTCATCCCTCGCTTTCTCAGCCCGCTCATTTACGGTTTTCGTGATCAGAGCCTGCGAGGCTACGTCAAGAAGACCTTCCACAGCTGCTCTGGAAAGGTCAAGCCGAAGGTCAGAGCCtga
- the LOC131134710 gene encoding diablo IAP-binding mitochondrial protein-like isoform X1 encodes MQTVRQCSACASRAAGGLLRSQADVLALQSDRSIPRGRAACSRILSSSACAYTSSRKATNRNTVQWKEAAHTSTASLSPSIQQTEQLTYCSLIRRAASVVTDSTSTLLSQSTLALMDAFANYTKALHTRIALQRRYLVSLGKLSPAEEDSLQQAIFKQKAEVSEQLSECKRSENTWIKAVNLCKMAAEAAYTSGAQQASITLRANVQLAQSHVDEARKLSAEADKKLAETKVEEIQRMAEYASSLEGCGEHEIHEAYLRED; translated from the exons ATGCAAACAGTACGACAGTGCTCAGCCTGTGCCAGCCGGGCCGCAGGAGGACTTTTGAGGTCGCAGGCAGATGTTTTGGCGCTGCAGAGTGACAGGAGCATCCCCAGGGGGAGAGCAGCTTGCAGCCGCATCCTCAG CAGTTCCGCCTGTGCCTACACCAGCAGTAGAAAGGCCACAAACAGGAACACGGTGCAATGGAAGGAAGCGGCGCACACAAGCACAGCATCTTTGAGCCCCTCGATACAG CAAACAGAGCAACTTACTTACTGCTCCTTGATCAGAAGAGCGGCCTCTGTGGTCACCGACAGCACAAGCACCCTTCTCTCGCAGAGCACTTTGGCTCTCATGGATGCCTTTGCCAACTATACAAAG GCTCTCCACACACGGATTGCTCTGCAGAGACGTTATCTGGTCTCGCTGGGAAAACTGAGCCCTGCAGAGGAAGACTCTCTCCAGCAGGCCATCTTCAAACAAAAGGCAGAG GTTAGCGAGCAGCTCTCTGAATGTAAACGTTCAGAGAATACTTGGATCAAGGCGGTCAACTTGTGCAAAATGGCGGCGGAGGCGGCGTACACTTCAGGAGCCCAACAGGCCTCCATCACACTGAGGGCCAACGTCCAGCTGGCCCAATCCCATGTGGACGAGGCCCGTAAACTGTCAGCTGAGGCGGATAAGAAGCTGGCTGAGACCAAAGTAGAAGAGATCCAAAGGATGGCCGAGTATGCCTCCTCCTTGGAGGGCTGCGGGGAACACGAGATCCATGAGGCTTATTTACGAGAGGACTAA
- the LOC131134710 gene encoding diablo IAP-binding mitochondrial protein-like isoform X2, with protein sequence MQTVRQCSACASRAAGGLLRSQADVLALQSDRSIPRGRAACSRILSSACAYTSSRKATNRNTVQWKEAAHTSTASLSPSIQQTEQLTYCSLIRRAASVVTDSTSTLLSQSTLALMDAFANYTKALHTRIALQRRYLVSLGKLSPAEEDSLQQAIFKQKAEVSEQLSECKRSENTWIKAVNLCKMAAEAAYTSGAQQASITLRANVQLAQSHVDEARKLSAEADKKLAETKVEEIQRMAEYASSLEGCGEHEIHEAYLRED encoded by the exons ATGCAAACAGTACGACAGTGCTCAGCCTGTGCCAGCCGGGCCGCAGGAGGACTTTTGAGGTCGCAGGCAGATGTTTTGGCGCTGCAGAGTGACAGGAGCATCCCCAGGGGGAGAGCAGCTTGCAGCCGCATCCTCAG TTCCGCCTGTGCCTACACCAGCAGTAGAAAGGCCACAAACAGGAACACGGTGCAATGGAAGGAAGCGGCGCACACAAGCACAGCATCTTTGAGCCCCTCGATACAG CAAACAGAGCAACTTACTTACTGCTCCTTGATCAGAAGAGCGGCCTCTGTGGTCACCGACAGCACAAGCACCCTTCTCTCGCAGAGCACTTTGGCTCTCATGGATGCCTTTGCCAACTATACAAAG GCTCTCCACACACGGATTGCTCTGCAGAGACGTTATCTGGTCTCGCTGGGAAAACTGAGCCCTGCAGAGGAAGACTCTCTCCAGCAGGCCATCTTCAAACAAAAGGCAGAG GTTAGCGAGCAGCTCTCTGAATGTAAACGTTCAGAGAATACTTGGATCAAGGCGGTCAACTTGTGCAAAATGGCGGCGGAGGCGGCGTACACTTCAGGAGCCCAACAGGCCTCCATCACACTGAGGGCCAACGTCCAGCTGGCCCAATCCCATGTGGACGAGGCCCGTAAACTGTCAGCTGAGGCGGATAAGAAGCTGGCTGAGACCAAAGTAGAAGAGATCCAAAGGATGGCCGAGTATGCCTCCTCCTTGGAGGGCTGCGGGGAACACGAGATCCATGAGGCTTATTTACGAGAGGACTAA